In the Helicobacter sp. 'house sparrow 1' genome, TATCGTTGAAGCGGTAAAAAGAACAGGTTCAGATATAAAAGGTCCAATACCTTTGCCAACAAAAAATAGGAGATATACTGTTTTACGCTCTCCACATATTAATAAGGATTCTAGAGAGCAGTTTGAAATAAGAGTGCATAGTAGAATCATTGATATTATGTCAGCTACTCCAGATACGGTAGATAGCTTGATGAAACTAGACTTAGCTCCAGAAGTTGATGTTGAAGTTACACAAATGGGCAAATAAGGATTAAGTTATGGAATTTTTAGTAGAAAAAATTGGAATGAGTAGAACAATTGACACACAAAGCGTTGCGGTTACTTTACTCAAAGTTCTTAATGCAAAAGTGTGTGAGGTATATGAAAACAAGAAGGCATTGATTGCTTATTCTAAAGGCAAGGCATTGAACAAAGCAATTGCAGGTCAGCAAAAAAAATACAATCTTAGTAAAGAATTCAATCGTTTTGCAACAATCAATGTTGAAGGTGCACAGATTGGTGATTTAGATATGAGCGCTCTAGAAAGTGCTAAAAGACTAAAAGTAACCTTTAAAACAAAAGGTAGAGGTTTTAGTGGTGCGATGAAGCGTTGGAATTTCCAAGGTGGTCCTGCAGCACATGGTAGTAGATTTCATAGAAGACTTGGTTCTATTGGTAATAGAGAGTGGCCTGGTAGAGTTCAACCTGGAAAGAAAATGGCAGGACATTATGGAAATGAAACTGTGACTGCTCAAAATGAGGTTATTTCTTTTGATAAAGAAA is a window encoding:
- the rpsJ gene encoding 30S ribosomal protein S10, with the protein product MEKIRLKLKAYDHRVLDRSVASIVEAVKRTGSDIKGPIPLPTKNRRYTVLRSPHINKDSREQFEIRVHSRIIDIMSATPDTVDSLMKLDLAPEVDVEVTQMGK
- the rplC gene encoding 50S ribosomal protein L3; translation: MEFLVEKIGMSRTIDTQSVAVTLLKVLNAKVCEVYENKKALIAYSKGKALNKAIAGQQKKYNLSKEFNRFATINVEGAQIGDLDMSALESAKRLKVTFKTKGRGFSGAMKRWNFQGGPAAHGSRFHRRLGSIGNREWPGRVQPGKKMAGHYGNETVTAQNEVISFDKESNILVLKGSVAGFSGAYGRIQIIK